A section of the Hyalangium gracile genome encodes:
- a CDS encoding DUF6765 family protein, protein MDIDFHYHATYVAARFAGYSEREALIIATAAQMIDENGIGVLAEQISVHRSDDAKNILYQYKPLPTFSSPGDIFSATVKKHTQDRLASVWSVFHFLPGNFELPSTVPARFRSERWSRRDYVTTKSTPQAPALFKWLCRPHSPLAMHLVNNCRDMVHQPGGVVARERLEPYFVGVTMHVFADTWAHQDFTGPAEQAVNDARGETHFASTPRSRAFPQGVPPENTDFLKLDWQQASWSFNLFGTKDYAPRGADASYTGHGRVGHWPDHSALIWKYFPAWKGGQALIRNNPFHYADAFAHLVSAMIAIRTNRPYQPFALDSRGLSRLCAQTGGQGAPKMTLESLRVVNKLLQQERAALPRETTWFNGMIDDKWDQAIAVHGRAWREAMPGLLGLGGHTADWYPGRSEWIAKARLKLKKGSTPSIDERDLAALDFFKFNYAAKLHYRTVKEQLLAWGQRLIGEWNDGSAYVEDFDALRLQREPWREKIRRVLTACIGTTQKQYRQQGLALLLQELDEARAEGDITTRLQLALTDAGESVYGLQHRDGGNTVKQLQKLLQELGASGSVLAALTRYIQMPSVEEWKEDLSYERFARRASDPVLVRIDNGLATFHKAESTDGRFDAAKALKKACDDWLAGGYTTKETSRRPAVKGLREAAAAWVAQETEARARREHGR, encoded by the coding sequence ATGGACATCGATTTCCACTACCACGCCACATATGTCGCTGCCCGCTTCGCCGGGTACTCGGAGAGGGAGGCGCTGATCATCGCCACGGCGGCGCAGATGATCGACGAGAACGGCATCGGCGTGCTCGCCGAGCAGATCTCCGTGCACCGCTCGGATGACGCGAAGAACATCCTCTACCAGTACAAGCCGCTGCCGACCTTCTCCTCGCCGGGGGACATCTTCTCCGCGACGGTGAAGAAGCACACGCAGGACCGGCTGGCGTCCGTCTGGTCGGTGTTCCACTTCCTGCCGGGCAACTTCGAGCTGCCGAGCACGGTGCCCGCGCGCTTTCGCAGCGAGCGCTGGTCCAGGCGGGACTACGTGACGACGAAGAGCACCCCGCAGGCGCCGGCCCTCTTCAAGTGGCTGTGTCGGCCCCACAGCCCGCTGGCCATGCACCTGGTCAACAACTGCCGGGACATGGTGCACCAGCCGGGGGGCGTGGTGGCGCGCGAGCGGCTCGAGCCCTACTTCGTCGGCGTGACGATGCACGTGTTCGCGGACACCTGGGCCCACCAGGACTTCACCGGGCCGGCGGAGCAGGCGGTGAACGACGCGCGCGGCGAGACGCACTTCGCCTCCACGCCTCGGAGCAGGGCCTTCCCCCAGGGCGTGCCCCCGGAGAACACGGACTTCCTCAAGCTCGACTGGCAGCAGGCCTCCTGGAGCTTCAACCTCTTTGGCACCAAGGACTATGCCCCGCGGGGCGCGGACGCCTCGTATACGGGCCATGGCCGCGTGGGGCACTGGCCGGACCACAGCGCGCTCATCTGGAAGTACTTCCCGGCGTGGAAGGGCGGCCAGGCGCTCATCCGCAACAACCCCTTCCACTACGCGGACGCCTTCGCGCACCTGGTGAGCGCGATGATCGCCATCCGCACCAACCGCCCGTACCAGCCCTTCGCCCTCGACTCCCGCGGGCTCTCGCGGCTGTGCGCCCAGACGGGAGGCCAGGGCGCCCCGAAGATGACGCTGGAGTCGCTGCGCGTCGTCAACAAGCTGCTGCAGCAGGAGCGCGCCGCCCTGCCGCGAGAGACGACCTGGTTCAACGGGATGATCGACGACAAGTGGGACCAGGCGATCGCGGTGCACGGCCGCGCCTGGCGCGAGGCCATGCCGGGGCTGCTCGGTCTCGGGGGCCACACCGCCGACTGGTACCCGGGCCGCAGCGAGTGGATCGCCAAGGCGCGGCTGAAGCTCAAGAAGGGCTCCACCCCCTCCATCGACGAGCGCGATCTGGCGGCCCTGGACTTCTTCAAGTTCAACTACGCGGCCAAGCTCCACTACCGCACCGTGAAGGAGCAGCTCCTGGCCTGGGGCCAGCGGCTCATCGGCGAGTGGAATGACGGCAGCGCCTACGTGGAGGACTTCGACGCGCTGAGGCTGCAGCGCGAGCCCTGGCGCGAGAAGATCCGCCGGGTGCTCACCGCGTGCATCGGCACGACGCAGAAGCAGTACCGCCAGCAGGGGCTGGCGCTGCTGCTGCAGGAGCTCGACGAGGCCAGGGCGGAGGGAGACATCACCACCCGGCTCCAGCTTGCGCTCACGGACGCGGGCGAGTCCGTGTACGGGCTCCAGCACCGGGATGGCGGCAACACGGTGAAGCAGCTCCAGAAGCTGCTGCAGGAGCTGGGGGCCTCGGGCAGCGTGCTGGCGGCGCTGACGCGCTACATCCAGATGCCCTCCGTGGAGGAGTGGAAGGAGGACCTGAGCTACGAGCGCTTCGCGCGGCGCGCCTCGGATCCGGTGCTGGTGCGGATCGACAACGGGCTGGCGACCTTCCACAAGGCGGAAAGCACGGACGGGCGGTTCGACGCGGCCAAGGCGCTGAAGAAGGCGTGCGACGACTGGCTCGCGGGCGGGTACACCACGAAGGAGACGTCTCGGCGGCCGGCGGTGAAGGGGCTCCGGGAGGCGGCGGCGGCCTGGGTGGCCCAGGAGACGGAGGCGCGGGCCCGGCGCGAGCACGGCCGCTGA